One genomic window of Trichlorobacter lovleyi includes the following:
- the aroA gene encoding 3-phosphoshikimate 1-carboxyvinyltransferase, with product MHEQAQPISVSPAQAVRGELAIPGDKSISHRSIMLGALAQGTSRITNFLRGEDNFSTMKAFRAMGVPIEDDGQTIVVHGVGLHGLQEPGDVLDCGNSGTTIRLMTGLLAGQGFFSVLTGDQYLRKRPMKRVVEPLARMGARIAGRGGGTLAPLAISGGSLSGIDYQSPIASAQVKSALMLAGLYASGETRVTEPSLSRDHSERMFTFFGADLDRSSHGVTVRGGRELQGQEICVPGDISSAAFFLVAALIVPGSELLIRNVGVNPTRTGVIDILQAMGGDIILQDQREVSGEPVADLLVRSSRLKGIEIGGDVVPRAIDEFPAISVAAAVAEGVTVIRDAKELRVKETDRIAAMASNLRAVGAGQIDETEDGMVIQGVESLAGGTVTSCGDHRIAMSLSVAALVCRHNVEIDDVACVATSFPGFYELLDRVSVR from the coding sequence ATGCACGAACAAGCGCAACCAATTAGCGTCTCACCGGCCCAAGCTGTGCGGGGCGAGCTTGCAATTCCTGGTGACAAGTCCATTTCCCACCGTTCGATTATGTTGGGCGCCCTGGCGCAGGGCACCAGCCGCATCACGAATTTTTTGCGGGGTGAAGACAATTTCTCCACCATGAAGGCGTTTCGGGCCATGGGGGTTCCGATCGAGGATGATGGTCAGACCATTGTCGTGCATGGTGTTGGACTGCATGGTTTGCAAGAGCCTGGAGATGTGCTTGACTGCGGGAACTCGGGTACGACTATCCGCCTGATGACCGGTCTCTTGGCAGGTCAGGGCTTCTTCTCGGTGCTTACCGGAGATCAGTATCTGCGTAAGCGTCCGATGAAGCGGGTAGTGGAGCCGTTGGCCCGCATGGGAGCTCGGATTGCAGGGCGTGGAGGCGGCACACTCGCCCCTCTGGCCATTAGCGGTGGCAGCTTGTCCGGTATTGACTACCAATCCCCAATTGCCAGTGCCCAGGTGAAATCAGCGCTTATGCTTGCTGGTTTATATGCCAGCGGGGAAACCAGGGTGACTGAGCCGTCACTCTCCCGTGACCACTCTGAACGGATGTTCACATTCTTTGGAGCTGATCTGGACAGGTCCAGTCATGGTGTGACCGTGCGTGGTGGCAGGGAGTTGCAGGGGCAGGAAATCTGCGTGCCGGGTGACATCTCTTCTGCCGCCTTCTTTCTGGTGGCAGCGCTAATTGTACCCGGTTCAGAACTGTTGATCCGCAATGTCGGGGTTAATCCGACCCGTACCGGTGTGATTGATATCCTGCAGGCAATGGGTGGAGATATTATCCTGCAGGACCAGCGCGAGGTTTCCGGTGAGCCGGTGGCTGACCTGCTGGTGCGTTCATCGCGTCTGAAAGGGATCGAGATCGGGGGAGATGTTGTACCCCGTGCCATTGATGAATTCCCTGCCATCTCCGTGGCCGCTGCAGTGGCTGAAGGTGTCACCGTTATCAGGGATGCCAAGGAGTTGCGAGTCAAGGAGACGGACCGGATTGCAGCCATGGCAAGCAATCTGCGGGCTGTCGGGGCAGGGCAGATTGATGAAACGGAAGATGGTATGGTCATCCAGGGCGTTGAATCGCTGGCAGGTGGTACCGTGACCAGTTGTGGAGATCACCGGATCGCCATGTCACTGTCGGTGGCGGCGCTGGTGTGTAGACACAATGTAGAGATTGATGATGTTGCCTGCGTAGCCACCTCGTTTCCCGGCTTTTATGAGCTGCTGGACAGGGTGTCAGTACGATGA
- a CDS encoding prephenate dehydrogenase, translating to MTQPVINTLAVIGVGLIGGSFSRALKQAGVVKRVIGFDLDSTNLAEALQLGVVDEIAADYAEAVGSADLVFLAVPVRAMTAAVSGCAPFLPAGCVVTDGGSVKDELVSACEQLMPAGCFFVGGHPIAGTEHSGAKASFATLYQGRRCILTPTSRTDQQALDLVQRLWEAAGSRVECMEPLTHDRVFAAVSHLPHMVAYALVHAVNGSAEEEENILAFSAGGFRDFTRIASSDPSMWRDIALMNRLPLLAMLDRYQSEFAALREKVASGDGAWLENYFTTSKRLRDEI from the coding sequence ATGACTCAGCCTGTGATCAATACACTCGCCGTAATCGGAGTGGGACTGATTGGCGGTTCCTTCAGTCGCGCGTTGAAACAGGCCGGTGTTGTTAAGAGAGTGATCGGCTTTGATCTGGATTCTACGAACCTGGCTGAGGCACTGCAGCTCGGGGTGGTTGACGAGATTGCTGCTGATTATGCTGAGGCTGTCGGCTCTGCTGATCTGGTGTTTCTGGCTGTGCCGGTTCGGGCAATGACGGCTGCTGTGTCGGGTTGTGCTCCGTTTCTCCCGGCAGGCTGCGTGGTGACTGATGGTGGCAGTGTCAAGGATGAGCTGGTTTCTGCCTGCGAACAGCTGATGCCTGCCGGCTGTTTTTTTGTCGGGGGACATCCTATCGCCGGTACCGAGCATTCCGGTGCAAAGGCCTCGTTCGCCACGCTGTATCAGGGACGTCGCTGTATCTTGACCCCCACCAGTCGCACCGATCAACAGGCCCTGGATCTGGTACAGCGGCTTTGGGAGGCAGCAGGCAGCAGGGTTGAATGCATGGAGCCGTTGACCCATGACCGGGTCTTTGCTGCAGTGTCCCATCTGCCCCATATGGTTGCCTATGCCCTGGTGCATGCCGTAAACGGCTCTGCAGAAGAAGAGGAGAATATTCTGGCCTTCTCTGCCGGTGGTTTTCGCGATTTTACCCGGATAGCTTCGTCTGATCCTTCCATGTGGCGGGATATCGCCCTGATGAACAGATTGCCGCTACTTGCAATGCTTGATCGCTATCAGAGTGAATTTGCTGCCTTGCGAGAAAAGGTTGCAAGTGGCGATGGTGCCTGGCTTGAAAACTATTTCACCACATCAAAGCGCCTGAGAGATGAAATATAA
- the pheA gene encoding prephenate dehydratase has translation MPKNQSLEQLRGEIDQIDSRLVELLNQRARVASDVGRLKAGQDRDFHVPSREREVHERVARMNQGPLPEEALHSIFREIMSACLSLESPLKVAYMGPKATFSHLATMQQFGLSAQLEPQKSIPAVFEEVEKGKALYGVVPVENSTEGVVTHTLDMFVDSNLQIISEIILDIHHDLLSRTGRLEDIRKVYSHPQPIAQCRHWLEENLPNVPLVDVASTAVAAQIVSEDYTAAAIASELAASMYDLKMVRSRIEDQVNNVTRFLVISRKPAEPTGNDKTSIMFSVRDEPGILYRMLEPFARRGVNLSKIESRPVKTKAWEYIFFLDMSGHVSEAPVSEAIDELKSFCQFLKILGSYPKAR, from the coding sequence ATGCCAAAGAATCAAAGTCTTGAGCAGTTGCGTGGCGAGATAGACCAGATCGACAGCCGACTGGTTGAGTTGCTGAATCAGCGTGCCAGAGTAGCCTCTGATGTTGGCAGGCTTAAGGCTGGCCAGGACCGTGATTTCCACGTGCCCAGTCGTGAGAGGGAAGTGCATGAGCGGGTTGCCCGCATGAATCAGGGCCCCCTGCCGGAAGAGGCCTTGCACAGCATTTTCCGTGAGATCATGTCTGCCTGTTTGTCTCTGGAGTCTCCTTTGAAGGTGGCTTACATGGGACCAAAGGCAACCTTCAGCCATCTGGCCACCATGCAGCAGTTTGGTCTGTCTGCCCAGCTTGAACCTCAAAAATCAATACCTGCTGTTTTTGAGGAGGTTGAAAAAGGTAAGGCACTCTATGGTGTCGTACCGGTGGAAAACTCTACTGAGGGTGTTGTTACCCATACCCTTGATATGTTCGTGGACAGCAACCTCCAGATTATTTCTGAAATCATCCTTGATATTCACCATGATCTCCTCTCGCGTACTGGCCGGCTGGAGGATATCCGCAAGGTGTATTCCCATCCGCAGCCGATTGCTCAGTGCCGGCACTGGCTGGAAGAAAATCTGCCCAATGTGCCATTGGTGGATGTGGCCTCAACTGCCGTTGCTGCACAGATTGTCAGTGAGGACTATACCGCTGCAGCCATAGCCAGTGAATTGGCTGCATCGATGTATGATCTCAAGATGGTGCGCAGCAGAATTGAAGACCAGGTCAATAATGTCACCCGTTTTTTGGTGATCTCGCGCAAGCCTGCTGAGCCAACCGGTAACGATAAGACTTCAATCATGTTTTCGGTCAGGGATGAACCCGGCATCCTCTACCGGATGCTTGAACCGTTTGCCCGGCGCGGCGTCAACCTTTCCAAAATTGAATCCCGGCCGGTTAAAACCAAGGCCTGGGAATATATCTTCTTTCTTGATATGTCCGGCCATGTTTCGGAAGCGCCGGTTAGCGAAGCAATTGATGAATTGAAGAGCTTTTGCCAGTTCCTGAAAATACTCGGTTCCTATCCGAAGGCGCGATGA